One window of the Wolbachia endosymbiont of Ctenocephalides felis wCfeJ genome contains the following:
- a CDS encoding Hsp20/alpha crystallin family protein — MFGDSFMGLGTELFTKGSGKLPACGFYETEENYCLSLKLPGISKEDVNISLSGNNLIVKGEKKHNNESESEQHYHRERYYGSFYRSVQLPANVDQDKISANFSDGVLNISIPKSEKQIKKIDIK; from the coding sequence ATGTTTGGTGATTCCTTTATGGGATTGGGTACAGAACTTTTCACAAAAGGTAGTGGTAAATTACCAGCTTGTGGCTTTTATGAGACAGAAGAGAACTATTGTCTGTCTTTAAAATTGCCAGGTATCTCTAAAGAAGACGTAAATATCAGTCTATCTGGTAATAATCTAATAGTGAAAGGTGAAAAAAAGCATAATAATGAGTCAGAGAGTGAGCAACACTACCATCGTGAAAGGTATTATGGCTCTTTCTATAGGTCTGTTCAACTTCCAGCGAACGTAGACCAAGATAAAATATCTGCTAATTTTTCAGATGGGGTTCTTAATATAAGCATACCTAAATCTGAAAAGCAAATAAAAAAAATTGATATAAAGTAA
- a CDS encoding ankyrin repeat domain-containing protein codes for MSNEKSIALLNAIHNNTGDIELIQRLIREGADVNFRDIAGNVPLILAVQNGNKKVVDILLASPEIDVNVQDNGRQTPLHWAAKNLDATKALELVKALLDKGANVNIEDMHQDTPLHFATREGYENIVKELLEVKEICVNTKNIFGYTPLHLAANRGYLEIVKKLIKKGAYFDIENEDGDTPLDLSTEYQAVYDFLSKIKQLFVAVKEGNSTEVNDLIKQDIYINARNKDRQTPLNLATDEEIKVLLRSKRDVDNNLTNKRLTQSIDNDDIQLQQDSSKESQHPMKHAIKASSNEQLAPSTSGFILWSFWSDTGRTGENVHQSYIPLVKLNIYDYDSQNDLHLF; via the coding sequence ATGAGCAATGAAAAGAGTATTGCATTATTAAATGCTATTCACAATAATACAGGTGATATTGAGCTAATACAACGTCTAATACGTGAAGGAGCTGATGTTAATTTTCGAGACATTGCTGGGAATGTCCCTTTAATTTTAGCTGTTCAAAACGGCAATAAAAAAGTAGTAGATATTCTATTAGCAAGTCCAGAAATTGATGTTAATGTTCAAGATAATGGTAGACAAACCCCTTTACACTGGGCTGCTAAGAATTTGGATGCAACAAAAGCCTTAGAGTTAGTGAAAGCTCTATTAGATAAAGGAGCAAATGTTAACATAGAGGACATGCATCAAGATACCCCTTTACATTTTGCTACTCGAGAGGGTTACGAAAATATAGTAAAAGAACTATTAGAAGTAAAAGAAATCTGCGTCAATACGAAAAACATTTTCGGATACACACCGTTACATTTAGCTGCTAATAGAGGTTACCTAGAAATAGTAAAAAAGCTCATAAAAAAAGGTGCTTATTTTGATATTGAGAATGAAGATGGTGATACACCTTTAGACCTTAGTACTGAATATCAAGCAGTTTATGATTTCTTATCAAAGATAAAACAGTTATTTGTCGCAGTAAAAGAAGGTAATTCTACTGAAGTGAACGATCTTATTAAACAAGATATTTATATAAATGCTAGGAATAAAGATAGACAAACCCCTTTAAATTTGGCTACTGACGAAGAAATAAAAGTTCTATTACGAAGTAAAAGAGATGTCGACAATAATTTAACCAACAAACGACTAACCCAATCAATAGACAATGACGATATTCAGTTACAACAAGATAGTAGTAAAGAAAGTCAGCATCCAATGAAACACGCTATTAAAGCCTCAAGCAATGAACAACTAGCCCCGTCTACTAGTGGTTTTATATTGTGGTCATTTTGGTCTGACACAGGAAGAACGGGAGAAAATGTACACCAGTCTTATATCCCACTAGTTAAGCTTAATATTTATGATTATGATAGCCAAAATGATTTGCATCTTTTTTAA